Proteins encoded in a region of the Anoxybacillus amylolyticus genome:
- the hisS gene encoding histidine--tRNA ligase, whose amino-acid sequence MSFQIPRGTQDILPGEVEKWQYIEQLARDLCRRYNYQEIRTPMFEHTELFLRGVGDTTDIVQKEMYTFEDRGGRSITLRPEGTAAVVRSFVEHKMYGQPNQPVKLYYIGPMFRYERPQAGRFRQFVQFGVEALGSNDPAIDAEVIALAMDLYQSLGLKKLKLVINSLGDVESRKAHRQALIDHFKERIGEFCADCQTRLEKNPMRILDCKKDRDHELMATAPSILDYLNESSRTYFAKVQTYLTKLGISFEVDPRLVRGLDYYNHTAFEIMSEAEGFGAITTLCGGGRYNGLVQEIGGPETPGIGFALSIERLLAALQAEGISLPLETTLGCYVVSLGEKAKEEVTVLVHALRQAGIAAEKDYQDRKVKAQLKAADRLNAQYVAILGDDELEKQVINVKNMQTGEQTEVSLASFVEYVKQALV is encoded by the coding sequence ATGTCATTTCAAATTCCGAGAGGGACGCAAGATATTTTGCCAGGGGAAGTGGAGAAATGGCAATATATTGAACAACTAGCGCGCGATCTTTGCCGCCGCTATAATTATCAAGAAATTCGCACACCAATGTTTGAGCATACGGAATTATTTTTACGGGGCGTCGGTGATACGACTGATATCGTGCAAAAGGAAATGTATACGTTTGAAGACCGCGGCGGTCGAAGTATCACGCTTCGTCCAGAAGGAACGGCAGCTGTTGTTCGGTCGTTCGTGGAACATAAAATGTATGGTCAGCCAAACCAGCCAGTGAAGCTCTATTACATCGGACCGATGTTTCGTTACGAGCGACCGCAAGCTGGGCGTTTTCGTCAATTTGTGCAGTTTGGCGTCGAAGCGCTTGGAAGCAACGACCCAGCAATCGACGCCGAAGTCATTGCATTGGCAATGGATCTTTATCAGTCGCTCGGCTTAAAGAAACTAAAGCTCGTTATTAATAGCCTCGGTGATGTTGAGAGCAGAAAAGCACATCGTCAAGCGCTTATTGACCATTTCAAAGAAAGAATTGGCGAATTTTGTGCAGACTGCCAAACACGCTTGGAAAAAAATCCAATGCGCATTTTAGATTGCAAAAAAGACCGTGATCACGAATTGATGGCAACGGCTCCATCCATTTTAGATTACTTAAATGAATCGTCGCGGACATATTTTGCGAAAGTGCAGACGTATTTGACAAAATTAGGGATCTCATTTGAAGTAGACCCTCGCCTCGTTCGTGGGTTGGATTATTATAACCATACGGCGTTTGAAATTATGAGTGAGGCGGAAGGATTTGGAGCGATTACGACGTTATGTGGAGGCGGTCGCTATAACGGGCTTGTGCAAGAAATTGGCGGGCCAGAAACACCAGGTATTGGTTTTGCACTGAGCATTGAACGGTTGCTCGCGGCATTACAAGCAGAAGGCATTTCATTGCCATTAGAAACTACGCTCGGTTGTTACGTCGTTTCGTTAGGCGAGAAAGCGAAAGAGGAAGTGACCGTGCTTGTTCATGCGTTGCGCCAAGCGGGTATCGCTGCAGAAAAAGACTATCAAGACCGGAAAGTAAAGGCGCAGCTAAAAGCGGCTGATCGTCTAAACGCGCAATATGTCGCGATCCTTGGCGACGATGAGCTCGAAAAGCAAGTGATTAATGTAAAAAATATGCAAACGGGCGAACAAACAGAAGTGTCGCTCGCTTCCTTTGTAGAATATGTCAAACAAGCTCTAGTATAG
- a CDS encoding efflux RND transporter permease subunit — protein MNFLTRFSLKNAVAVFIISFLLILGGLYSFSSLKVDLLPNIEFPQLSIEVVYPGASPEDINEQVTSKLEEKFKSIEGIKKMQSSSYESISIINLEFPFHTDMKDMERQVDTIIKDTKLPDNVQTKINRFSFGTFPIFNISLFAKQGVDLQKVLERDVIPELNKINGINSVSVGGMKEEVVQITIDKQKAARAGLTLSQVKDQINEKFLSFPAGNVNTDTLQIPVRVQEKLDTVQALENMTLTSPMAQTMTPAFQGRVMQATPLLKLKDIATIETITDQPEKTRYDLKESLSMAVTKKQDANTVEVADKVIKVLNAHKDEFHYAIGFDSAEGIKKSVESLVREGLLGALFASIAVLVFLRNVRATIIAIISIPLSLIVSSIFLHRLDISLNVMTLGGMAVAVGRVVDDSIVVIENIFRRVRKSKTGMNDELVQDSTKEILKAITSSTITTVVVFLPLGFVGGITGEFFLPFALTIVFSLFLSLIVAVTIVPVLAKFSFKKVPPEEKEGALQRFYGRVIAWSLNHKVIVLALSVVLLVGSFALVPKLGFTFLPNEEQKTLVASIELPSSTSLEKTNDVSLKIEKMFANQKEIKDVTAGVGSRDFRTGLKRSNQANYFIRLKEGVNVTRFIKTLEKNMQSIVDEEAKGTKVGVQELSSGGPPSNNDVNIDLYSNDLASLQKAAKDVENYMNKRKDLKYVTNNFADHQKQVVVQIDPAKAAEYGVSGFQVLGTIADATRPVQVGTLKLDGIDRTVQLSYDKGIDSIDALKNTLIFTKRGLVPVSAIADVKEVDTYTSIQKLDGKVFARVSAQIVGDNIQKVTQDVIDHVKKEVKLPKDVSFEGGGGSDDTVETFRQLGLAMIVAIGLVYITMLITFGKARIPFIILSALIFVPIGSLLGLYVAHEPMSVSVMIGLLMLIGIVTTNAIVLVDRIGQNREQKGMTVRDALIEAGKTRLRPILMTAFATITSLIPLALTKASGTLISKGLAITVIGGLTSSTLLTLVIIPVMYELFFFRQVKKERSA, from the coding sequence ATGAATTTTTTAACACGGTTTAGCTTAAAAAATGCGGTTGCGGTGTTTATTATTTCATTTCTGCTTATTTTAGGAGGACTGTATTCTTTTTCATCTTTAAAGGTCGATTTATTGCCGAACATTGAATTTCCGCAACTATCGATTGAAGTCGTTTATCCAGGCGCTTCTCCGGAAGACATTAACGAGCAAGTTACTTCCAAGCTAGAAGAAAAATTTAAGTCGATAGAAGGCATTAAAAAAATGCAAAGCTCTTCTTATGAGAGTATCTCTATTATTAACCTTGAGTTTCCGTTCCATACCGATATGAAAGACATGGAACGGCAAGTTGATACAATCATTAAAGATACAAAACTTCCGGATAACGTGCAAACAAAAATTAATCGTTTTTCGTTTGGGACATTCCCTATTTTTAACATTTCGCTCTTTGCAAAACAAGGGGTTGATTTACAAAAAGTATTAGAACGGGATGTCATTCCAGAACTCAATAAAATTAACGGCATTAACTCTGTGTCGGTCGGTGGGATGAAAGAGGAAGTTGTGCAAATTACCATCGACAAACAAAAAGCAGCACGAGCAGGACTGACGTTATCACAAGTAAAAGACCAAATTAATGAAAAGTTTTTGTCGTTCCCAGCCGGGAATGTGAATACAGATACGTTACAAATTCCGGTGCGTGTGCAAGAAAAGCTCGATACTGTCCAAGCGCTTGAGAACATGACATTAACGTCGCCGATGGCACAAACGATGACACCGGCGTTCCAAGGCCGAGTGATGCAGGCTACGCCACTGCTAAAACTAAAAGACATCGCAACAATTGAAACGATTACAGACCAGCCGGAAAAAACACGTTACGATTTAAAAGAGTCATTGTCCATGGCAGTTACGAAAAAACAAGATGCCAACACGGTCGAAGTGGCAGACAAAGTGATTAAGGTATTAAACGCCCATAAAGATGAATTCCATTATGCGATTGGCTTTGATTCGGCAGAAGGAATTAAAAAGTCGGTGGAATCGCTTGTGCGGGAAGGATTGTTAGGCGCATTGTTTGCGTCGATTGCCGTGCTTGTCTTTTTACGGAATGTACGGGCAACGATCATTGCGATTATCTCTATTCCGCTCTCTTTAATTGTTTCGTCGATTTTCTTACACCGCTTAGATATATCGTTGAACGTGATGACGCTCGGTGGTATGGCGGTTGCCGTTGGTCGCGTTGTTGACGACAGCATCGTTGTCATTGAAAATATTTTCCGACGTGTGCGCAAATCGAAAACAGGCATGAACGATGAACTTGTGCAAGATTCGACGAAAGAAATTTTAAAAGCGATCACGTCTTCTACGATTACGACGGTCGTCGTCTTTTTGCCGCTCGGGTTTGTCGGCGGCATTACAGGTGAATTTTTCTTGCCATTTGCTTTAACGATTGTTTTTTCGCTCTTTTTATCCCTTATCGTCGCTGTTACAATTGTTCCAGTTTTAGCGAAATTTTCGTTTAAAAAAGTGCCTCCAGAAGAAAAAGAAGGCGCATTGCAACGGTTTTACGGGCGCGTCATTGCTTGGTCGCTAAATCATAAAGTCATTGTTTTAGCATTATCTGTCGTTCTTCTTGTCGGTTCGTTTGCCCTCGTTCCGAAGCTAGGGTTCACATTCTTGCCGAACGAAGAGCAAAAGACGCTTGTTGCTAGCATTGAACTGCCGTCCTCTACGTCGCTTGAAAAAACGAACGACGTGTCGTTGAAAATAGAAAAAATGTTTGCTAATCAAAAAGAAATTAAAGATGTGACAGCAGGTGTTGGAAGCCGCGATTTCCGCACAGGACTGAAACGGTCGAACCAAGCGAACTATTTCATTCGCTTAAAAGAAGGTGTCAACGTCACACGATTTATTAAAACGCTTGAGAAAAACATGCAATCGATTGTGGACGAAGAAGCAAAAGGAACAAAAGTCGGTGTGCAGGAGCTTAGCTCTGGTGGACCGCCTTCTAACAACGATGTCAATATCGACTTGTATTCAAACGATCTCGCATCATTGCAAAAAGCAGCAAAAGATGTAGAAAACTATATGAATAAGCGGAAAGATTTAAAATATGTAACAAACAACTTTGCCGATCACCAAAAGCAAGTCGTTGTCCAAATTGATCCAGCGAAAGCAGCGGAGTACGGCGTGTCTGGCTTCCAAGTGTTAGGGACGATTGCCGATGCAACGAGACCAGTTCAAGTGGGAACGCTCAAACTTGATGGAATTGATCGGACGGTGCAGTTGTCGTACGACAAAGGAATTGATTCTATTGATGCGTTAAAAAATACGCTTATTTTCACAAAGCGCGGTCTTGTTCCAGTTTCGGCGATTGCAGACGTGAAAGAAGTGGATACGTATACGTCGATTCAAAAATTAGATGGAAAAGTATTTGCTCGTGTATCCGCGCAAATTGTTGGCGATAATATTCAAAAAGTCACACAAGATGTTATCGACCATGTGAAAAAAGAGGTGAAGCTGCCGAAAGATGTTTCGTTTGAAGGAGGCGGTGGCAGCGATGACACAGTGGAAACGTTCCGCCAGCTTGGTTTAGCAATGATCGTAGCGATTGGTTTAGTGTATATTACGATGTTGATTACGTTCGGCAAGGCGAGAATTCCGTTCATTATTTTGTCCGCTTTAATTTTTGTGCCAATTGGTTCGTTACTCGGCTTGTATGTCGCTCATGAACCGATGTCAGTGAGCGTGATGATAGGGCTATTAATGCTGATTGGAATTGTGACGACAAATGCGATTGTACTTGTTGATCGGATCGGACAAAATCGTGAGCAAAAAGGAATGACAGTACGGGATGCCCTAATTGAAGCTGGAAAAACGAGATTGCGTCCGATTTTAATGACGGCGTTTGCGACGATTACATCGCTTATTCCATTGGCGCTCACGAAAGCGTCGGGAACGTTGATTTCGAAAGGTCTAGCCATTACGGTCATCGGTGGACTAACGTCATCGACATTGTTAACGCTTGTTATTATTCCGGTAATGTACGAACTATTTTTCTTCCGCCAAGTGAAAAAAGAACGAAGTGCATAA
- a CDS encoding tRNA threonylcarbamoyladenosine dehydratase, giving the protein MLHQFSRNELAIGKEGLEKLKHATVAVLGIGGVGSFAVEALARSGVGRLVLVDKDDVDITNINRQIHALLSTVGKPKVDVMKERITDINPECEVIALKMFYTEETYEQFFSYGLDFVIDASDTITYKIHLMKECLKRNIPIISSMGAANKMDPTRFRIADISKTHTDPIAKVIRAQLRKEGIKKGIPVVFSDEKPIIIREEVRKEVGNDEATIRKAKMPPSSNAFVPSVAGLIMASYVVRELLKDVKIYRVGEE; this is encoded by the coding sequence ATGCTGCATCAGTTTTCACGCAATGAATTAGCGATTGGAAAAGAAGGATTAGAAAAGTTAAAACATGCAACCGTCGCTGTATTAGGAATTGGTGGAGTAGGTTCATTTGCTGTCGAAGCGCTCGCTCGTTCGGGAGTTGGTCGGCTTGTGCTCGTCGATAAAGACGATGTCGATATTACAAACATTAACCGGCAAATCCATGCACTTCTTTCAACAGTTGGCAAACCGAAAGTGGATGTAATGAAAGAACGTATTACGGACATTAATCCCGAATGCGAAGTGATTGCGCTGAAAATGTTTTATACGGAAGAAACGTATGAACAATTTTTTAGCTATGGCTTAGATTTTGTCATTGACGCTTCCGATACGATTACGTATAAAATCCATTTAATGAAAGAATGTTTAAAACGAAACATCCCGATCATTTCGAGCATGGGGGCAGCAAATAAAATGGATCCAACTCGCTTCCGCATCGCTGATATTTCTAAAACGCATACCGATCCAATCGCCAAAGTGATTCGGGCGCAACTACGGAAAGAAGGAATTAAAAAAGGAATTCCCGTCGTGTTTTCCGACGAAAAACCAATTATTATTCGCGAAGAAGTGCGCAAAGAAGTTGGCAACGACGAAGCGACAATCCGCAAGGCGAAAATGCCGCCGTCTTCGAACGCGTTCGTGCCGTCTGTCGCTGGACTGATTATGGCTTCTTACGTCGTTCGCGAGTTGTTAAAAGACGTAAAAATTTACCGAGTGGGGGAAGAGTAA
- the aspS gene encoding aspartate--tRNA ligase gives MFGRTYYCGEVSERAVGEKVTLKGWVQRRRDLGGLIFIDLRDRTGIVQIVFSPDVSEEAIRVAETIRSEYVLDVEGVVVRREEGQVNPNLPTGKIEVHVERVTILNEAKTPPFTIADDTDVAEDVRLKYRYLDLRRPVMFQTFKMRHQVTKAIRDFLDEEGFLEVETPILTKSTPEGARDYLVPSRVHPGEFYALPQSPQIFKQLLMVGGFERYYQIARCFRDEDLRADRQPEFTQVDIETSFMSQEEIIAMVERMMARVMKVAKGIDVSLPFPRLSYDEAIARYGSDKPDTRFGMELVDVSEQVKTSGFKVFANAVETGGQVKAINVKGAADKYSRKDIDGLTEFVARYGAKGLAWLKVEEDGLKGPISKFFAELEQERLIEALAAETGDLLLFVADKKTVVADALGALRLKLGKELKLIDETTFHFLWITDWPLLEYDEEEGRYYAAHHPFTMPVREDLEKLSTDPASVRAQAYDLVLNGYELGGGSLRIFERDVQEKMFQVLGFTEEEARAQFGFLLEAFEYGTPPHGGIALGLDRLVMLLAGRTNLRDTIAFPKTASASCLLTDAPGEVSESQLEELHLAIKTENVSRV, from the coding sequence ATGTTTGGAAGGACGTATTATTGTGGCGAAGTTAGCGAACGAGCAGTTGGCGAAAAAGTGACCTTAAAAGGATGGGTGCAACGACGTCGGGACCTTGGTGGGTTGATTTTTATCGACTTGCGCGACCGTACGGGCATTGTACAAATTGTCTTTAGCCCAGATGTATCTGAAGAAGCAATTCGCGTCGCGGAAACGATTCGTAGCGAATATGTGCTAGATGTAGAAGGCGTTGTCGTCCGCCGCGAGGAAGGACAAGTGAATCCGAATTTGCCGACCGGAAAGATTGAAGTGCATGTCGAGCGCGTAACGATTTTAAACGAGGCGAAAACACCGCCATTTACGATTGCCGATGACACTGACGTTGCTGAAGATGTGCGCTTAAAATATCGCTACTTAGATTTGCGTCGCCCTGTGATGTTCCAGACGTTTAAAATGCGCCATCAAGTAACGAAGGCGATTCGCGATTTTTTAGACGAAGAAGGCTTTTTAGAAGTAGAAACGCCGATTTTGACGAAAAGCACGCCAGAAGGTGCGCGCGACTACTTAGTACCAAGCCGTGTTCATCCAGGGGAATTTTATGCGCTGCCGCAATCGCCGCAAATTTTTAAACAATTGTTAATGGTTGGTGGCTTTGAGCGTTATTATCAAATTGCGCGCTGTTTCCGCGATGAAGATTTGCGGGCAGACCGCCAGCCGGAGTTTACACAAGTCGATATTGAAACATCGTTTATGAGCCAAGAAGAAATTATCGCGATGGTCGAGCGAATGATGGCGCGCGTCATGAAAGTGGCAAAAGGAATTGACGTCTCGCTTCCGTTCCCGCGCCTTTCGTACGACGAAGCGATTGCTCGGTACGGCTCGGACAAGCCGGATACGCGCTTTGGTATGGAATTAGTCGATGTGTCTGAACAGGTGAAAACAAGCGGCTTTAAAGTGTTTGCGAATGCAGTAGAAACCGGCGGTCAAGTAAAAGCAATCAACGTAAAAGGAGCCGCAGACAAATATTCCCGTAAAGATATTGACGGCTTGACCGAATTTGTTGCCCGTTACGGGGCGAAAGGATTAGCGTGGCTAAAAGTTGAAGAAGATGGGCTTAAAGGACCGATTTCCAAATTTTTTGCAGAACTAGAGCAAGAACGGCTTATCGAGGCGCTTGCTGCGGAAACAGGTGATTTGCTTTTATTTGTGGCAGATAAAAAGACGGTCGTTGCTGATGCGCTCGGAGCGTTACGGCTGAAGCTTGGCAAAGAATTAAAACTCATCGATGAAACAACGTTCCATTTCTTATGGATTACGGATTGGCCGCTGTTAGAGTACGATGAAGAAGAAGGGCGATATTATGCAGCGCACCATCCGTTTACGATGCCGGTGCGAGAAGACTTAGAAAAGCTTTCTACTGACCCAGCATCGGTTCGTGCCCAAGCTTACGATCTTGTGTTAAACGGTTATGAGTTAGGTGGTGGCTCACTACGGATTTTTGAGCGTGACGTGCAGGAAAAAATGTTTCAAGTGCTCGGGTTTACGGAAGAAGAAGCGCGTGCGCAGTTTGGCTTTTTACTCGAGGCGTTTGAATACGGCACTCCGCCGCATGGTGGCATTGCGCTCGGGCTTGACCGACTTGTCATGCTTCTTGCTGGGCGCACGAACTTGCGCGATACGATTGCTTTCCCGAAAACAGCAAGCGCAAGCTGCTTATTAACTGATGCACCGGGCGAAGTGAGCGAAAGCCAGCTTGAAGAATTGCATTTAGCGATCAAAACAGAAAATGTCAGTCGCGTGTAA